ATGTTGCTGATGCAGTTGGGCGAGGTGGTCTTCGGCGGGGTCGGTTCGGGCCTGTACGGCATGCTGGTCTTCGCCATGCTCGCGGTGTTCGTGGCCGGGCTGATGATCGGCCGCACGCCGGAATACCTCGGCAAGAAGATCGAAGCCTTCGAGATGAAGATGGTCGCTGTAGCCGTGCTCATGACGCCGCTGCTCGTGCTGTGTGGCACCGCGCTCGCGGTGCTCGTCACGGCAGGTCAGGCGGGCGTTGCGAACCCGGGTACTCACGGCTTCTCGGAAATTCTCTACGCCTATAGCTCGGCGGCGAACAACAACGGCAGTGCGTTTGCTGGTCTGTCGGCCAACACGCCGTTCTACAACAACACGCTGGCGATTGCGATGTGGTTCGGCCGTTTCTGGGTGATTGTGCCGGTGCTGGCGATTGCCGGTGCACTTGCACGCAAGAAGCGCATTGCCGCTACGTCGGGCACCTTGCCCACGCATGGCCCGCTGTTCGTCGTGTTGTTGCTCGGCACGGTGCTGCTGGTGGGCGCGCTCACCTATGTACCGGCGCTTGCACTCGGTCCCGTCGCCGAACATCTGGCGATGATCGGTGCGCATTGAATATTGAAATGAGGCATTCGAGGCACTCATGAATCAAACCTCAGGAAATACCGTTACCCGGCCGGTCGGCGAAGGGCACACCTCGGCGACCAAGTCGATGTTCGACCCCGCCATTGTGAAGCCGGCCATCGTGGACTCGTTCCGCAAGTTGCATCCGCTCACTCAGGCCAAAAACCCGGTGATGTTCGTGGTGTATGTCGGCAGTCTGCTCACGACCGTGCTCTTCGGCATGGCCGTGGCAGGCCACGCCGAGGCGAGCGCACCGTTCATTCTCGCCATCACGCTCTGGCTGTGGTTCACGGTCTTGTTCGCGAACTTCGCCGAAGCGCTGGCGGAGGGCCGTAGCAAGGCGCAGGCTGCATCGCTGCGTCAGGCGAAGAAGAACGTGCCGGCCAAGCAACTGCGTGCGGCCAAACGCGACGCGGAATGTCTGGTGATCGACAGCGCCAGCCTGCGCCGAGGGGACTTCGTCCTCGTGGAAGCCGGCGATGTGGTGCCGGCCGATGGCGAAGTGGTGGAGGGCGTGGCATCGGTCGACGAATCGGCCATCACGGGCGAATCTGCCCCGGTGATCCGCGAATCGGGCGGCGACTTCTCGGCCGTGACCGGCGGCACGCGCGTGCTCTCGGACTGGGTCGTCATGAAGGTGACGGTCAACCCGGGCGAGGCATTTCTCGATCGCATGATCGCGATGGTGGAAGGTGCGAAGCGTCAGAAGACGCCGAACGAAATTGCCCTCACGATTCTGCTGGTCGCTCTCACGCTGGTGCTGTTGCTCGCCACGGCCACGCTGCTGCCGTATTCGATCTACAGCGTGTTCGTCACGCAGGCGGGGCATCCGGTCACGATTACGGTGCTCGTCGCGCTGCTGGTGTGCCTGATTCCGACGACCATCGGCGGCTTGCTTTCGGCCATCGGCGTGGCCGGCATGAGCCGCATGATGCAGGCGAACGTGATTGCCACGTCGGGCCGCGCGGTGGAAGCGGCCGGCGACGTCGACGTGCTGCTGCTCGACAAGACCGGCACGATCACGCTAGGCAACCGTCAGGCGTCGCAATTCGTGCCCGCACCGGGAGTGGATGAGCGCGTGCTGGCCGATGCCGCGCAACTCGCGTCGCTCGCCGATGAAACGCCGGAAGGCCGCAGCATCGCCGTGCTCGCGAAGCAGCGCTTCAATCTGCGCGAGCGCGAGATGAGCGGTCTGCATGCGGTCTTCATTCCGTTCACCGCGCAAACCCGCATGAGCGGGGTGGATCTCGCCGACAAGCAGATCCGCAAGGGCGCGGCCGATGCTGTCAAGCGTTACGTAGAGTCGGCCGGCGGTCTGTGGCCGGTCGCACTGGCCACGTCGGTGGACGAGATCGCACGCCGTGGCAGCACGCCGCTGGTGGTCGCCGAGCAAGACGCGCAAGGCACTCGCGCGCTGGGCGTGATCGAGCTCAAGGACGTGGTCAAGGGGGGTATCAAGGAGCGTTTCGCCGAGCTTCGCCAGATGGGGATCACGACGTTGATGGTCACGGGCGATAACCGTCTTACGGCGGCGGCCATTGCGGCCGAAGCGGGGGTCGACGATTTCCTCGCCGAAGCCACGCCGGAAGCCAAGCTCGCGACGATTCGCAAGTATCAGGCCGAAGGCAAGCTGGTGGCGATGACCGGCGACGGTACGAACGACGCCCCGGCGCTCGCTCAGGCCGATGTGGCCGTCGCGATGAACTCGGGCACGCAAGCCGCGAAGGAAGCCGGCAACATGGTCGACCTGGATTCGAATCCGACCAAGTTGATCGAGATCGTCGAGATCGGCAAGCAGATGCTGATGACGCGCGGCAGCCTCACGACGTTCTCGATTGCGAACGACGTGGCGAAGTACTTCGCGATCATTCCGGCCGCATTCGCCACGACGTATCCGCAACTCGATACGCTCAACGTGATGCGTCTGGCGAGCCCTTCGTCGGCCATTCTCTCGGCGGTGATCTTCAACGCGCTGATCATCGTGGTGCTGATTCCGCTGGCACTCAAGGGGGTGAAGTATCGCCCGCTTGGAGCGGCGACGCTGCTGCGCCGCAACCTCGTGATTTACGGTCTGGGCGGGATTCTGGTGCCGTTCGTGGGCATCAAGGTCATCGACATGTTCATTGCCGCGATGGGCTGGGCCTGATCGCGAGGCTTCCGGACACGACGGCCGAGGCTGGCCGCGTGTCCGGGCCACATTGCTGAAACTCTAAGGAATAGACGTCATGAAAACCCTCTTGCGCCCGATGCTGAGCCTGTTCGTCGTGCTCTCGGTCATCACGGGTCTGGTGTATCCGCTGGTCGTGACCGGCATCGGCCGGGCGGCGTTCTCGCGCGAAGCCGCCGGGAGTCTGATCTACAAGGATGGCAAAGCCGTTGGCTCGTCGTTGATCGGTCAGAACTTCGACGAACCGAAATACTTCTGGGGCCGTCTGTCGGCCACGGCACCGATGCCCAACAACGGTACGGCCTCGGGCGGCTCGAACTTCGGCCCGCTCAACCCGGCACTCGCCGACGCCGTGAAGGGGCGCATCGCCGCGCTGCGTGCCGCGGATCCGAGCGCCACGCTGCCGGTGCCCGCCGATCTGGTGACTTCGTCCGCGAGCGGTCTCGACCCGGACATCAGCCCGGCGGCCGCCGAGTATCAGGTCGCCCGCGTCGCCAAGGCGCGAGGCCTGAGCCCTGACGCCGTGCGCTCGCTCGTGGCGCGCTACACACAAGGCCGCCAATGGGGCATTTTCGGAGAGGCCCGGGTGAATGTTCTGAAGCTCAACCTCGCGCTGGACGGACTGACGCCCGGCAGCGTCTGAAAACCGTATCCGCAGGCGGGGCCGGCGAGTGAATCGCTGGTCTTGCCCGGGCGCCTGCGGTAGATTGGCGGCACGCCCCGGCGCGTGCCGCTTTTTTGCATCACCGGGCGACCGGTGATTTGATATTCGCCACGCCCGATCTTCTGGCGTGGCGCACGCCTTCACAGTGGACTGATCCGATGGCTGGCATGGAACGCCCCGATCCCGACGAATTGCTCGACAAGTTGCAGCGCGACGAAGCGCGCGATCAGCGTGGCCGGCTGAAGATTTTCTTCGGCGCGTCTGCTGGCGTCGGCAAAACGTTTGCGATGTTGCAAGCCGCACGCAAGTTGAGCGAGGAGGGCACCGACGTCGTTGTCGGTGTGCTGGAGACGCACGGCCGCGAAGAAACGGCGCGCCTGCTCGAAGGGCTGGAAGTCCTGCCGCAGAAGACCGTCGAGTACCGTGGACGCGTGCTGCGCGAATTCGATCTCGACGGCATGCTCGCGCGCAAACCGGCCGTAGCGCTGGTCGATGAGTTGGCGCACGCGAACGTACCAGGCGAGCGCCACATGAAACGCTGGCAGGACGTGCACGAGTTGCTCGATGCGGGCATCGACGTGTACACCACGCTCAACGTGCAGCATCTGGAGCGACTCAACGACGTGGTGGGCCAGATTACCGGCATCCGCGTGTGGGAGACGTTGCCTGACCGCGTGTTCGATCTGGCCGACGAGGTGAAGCTGGTCGATCTGCCGCCGGACGAATTGCTCGAGCGCATGCGTGAGGGCAAGGTCTACATGGCGGCGCAGGCCGAACGCGCCGTGCGCAACTTCTTCCGCAAGGGCAACCTGATTGCCTTGCGCGAACTGGCACTGCGGCGCACAGCCGACCGTGTCGACGCGCAGATGCGCGAGTACCGTGCGGATCAATCGATTCGTCAGGTCTGGCAGGCTCGCGAGCGGCTTCTCGTTGCCATCGGGCCAGGGCCGGAGGGCGTGGCGCTGGTGCGGGCGGCCGCTCGGCTGGCGGCGAGTCTGCGTGCCGACTGGCTGGCTGTCCACGTGGAGACCCCCGCGATTCTGCGGCAATCGGCGGCGCGCCGCGAAAGCACCTACGCTACGCTAAAACTCGCGCAGGAACTTGGCGCGGAGACGCTCACGCTCGACGGCGCGCAAGCCGCCACCACGCTGCTGGCCTATGCCCAGATGCGCAATGTCTCGAAGCTGGTTGTCGGTGCGAGTGGCGCACGGCGCTGGTGGACCGCCAGCACACCGCTCCACGAGCAACTGATACGGCTTGCGCGCGGTGTCGATGTGGTGCTGATCGGGCCGGCCGCCGGGGACTCGGCCGCCGACAAACGCGTGGTGCGCGGCGACTGGCGCGACTGGTTCGAGACCGTCCCCGAACTGGGCCTCGTCGGTGGTCCATGGCGCGCGTATGCGTGGGCGGTCGGTATCTGTGGCGCGGTGTCGCTTGTCGCTGCGGAACTGACATCGTTCCTCGACCTTGCGAATATTGCGATGCTGTATTTGCTCGGCGTGATCGTCGCCGCGATGCGCCTCGGGCGTGGGCCGGGGGTCCTGGCTTCGTTTCTGTCGGTGTTGGCGTTCGACTTCTTCTTCGTGCCACCGAAGATGTCGCTCTCGGTGTCGGATACGCAGTATCTGCTGACGTTCGCCGTGATGCTGACGGTCGCACTCGTCATCAGCCATCTCACAACAAGTCTGCGATTCCAGGCGAGGCTGGCCACGTGGCGTGAGCGCCGCACGGGGGCGGTGTATGCGATGGCTCGCGAACTGGCGGCGGCGCTGACCACGCCACAGATCGTGGAGATTGGCTCGCGCCACGTGCGCGAAGTGTTTCAGGCGCGTGTGGCGTTGTTGTTGCCGGACAGCCAGAGCAGTGTGCGTCAGCCGGTGGAGAACGCGAGGGCAGAGACGATGCCCGCGCACATCGATACCGATGTCGCGCAGTGGGTCTATGACCGTCAACAGGCGGCAGGGCAGGGCACGAACACGCTGCCGGCGTCGGACGCCTATTATCTGCCGCTGCGCGCACCGATGCGCACGCGTGGCGTGCTGGTGGTGGCGCCAGAACCCGATGGGGGCGGCGCTATCGGCACGCCGGAACAGCAGCGTCTGCTCGATACGTTCGCGGCGCAGATCGCGTTGGCGCTCGAGCGCGTGCATTACGTGGAAATCGCTCAGGACGCGCTGGTGACGATGGAGTCCGAGCGACTGCGCAACTCGCTGCTCTCGGCAATCTCGCACGATCTGCGCACGCCCCTGACATCCATCGTGGGTTTCGCGAGCATGCTCAGCCGCAATGCGCAAACGCCCGGGCCGCTGCGCACGGAACTCGTCGATGCCATTCACGAGGAAGCGCAACGCATGACGGGACTGGTGACCAATCTGCTCGATATGGCGAAGTTGCAGGCGGGCGGCGTGCAGCTCAATCGGCAGTGGCAGATGCTCGAAGAGGTGGTGGGTACGTCGTTACGCGCGAGCCGCCGGGTGCTTGCGGGACATGACATCACGACCCGATTGCCCGCCGATCTGCCGCTGCTGCGCTTCGACGCCGTGTTGCTCGAACGGCTCTTTACCAATCTGCTGGAGAATGCGGCGAAGTATTCGCCTGCCGGGTCCCACATTGAAATTGCCGCGCGTGTGCACGGCGACGACGTTGAAGTCAGTGTGAGCGACGATGGTCCCGGCCTGCCGGCGGGAATGGAGGGCCGTATCTTCGAGAAGTTCATGCGAGGAGAGAAGGAGTCCGCCAAGCCGGGTATCGGTCTCGGGCTGGCCATCTGTCGCGCCATTGTCGAGGCGCACGGCGGTAGAATTTACGCCACCAATGTGCCTGAGGGGCACGGCGCGCGATTCGTCTTCACGTTGCCGGTAGAGACACCGCCGGTAGCCCCGGAGGCGCCCGAAGGCGCTGACGAGGATGAGTCGAATACGATGGATGCGATGGACACGAAAGACGACGGCCCGCAGTCACCCCGCCGCGCAGGCGCAAACGCTACACGACAACATGAGTGAACCCACCATCACCATCGTGGTGATTGAAGACGAACGGCAGATCCGACGGTTTCTGCGCACCTCGCTGGAGGCCGAAGGCATGGTCGTGCACGAGGCGGAAGCCGGACGGCAGGGCATGGTCGAAGCCGCGACGCGCAAGCCCGACTTGCTCATCGTCGATCTGGGCTTGCCGGATATCGACGGCGTGGAGGTCATTCGGGAAGTGCGAAGCTGGACCGATATGCCGATCATCGTGCTCTCCGCCCGCAACGAGGAAGCCGAAAAGGTCGTGGCGCTCGATGTCGGTGCCGACGACTATCTGACCAAACCGTTCGGCGTGTCGGAGTTGCTTGCGCGGATTCGGGCGCAACTGAGGCGGCATCACCGGGGCGGTAACTCGGAAACGCTCGACGAAGCGTTCTCGTTCGGTGACATCAACATCGATCTGGCGAGACGCAAGGTCACCCGCGCGGGCGAGCCCGTTCACCTGACGCCCATCGAGTACCGGCTATTGGTCACGCTGGTGCGGCATGCGGGGCGTGTGCTGACGCACCGTCAGTTGCTCAAGGAAGTGTGGGGGCCGTCGCACGTCGAAAGCAATCACTACCTGCGCATCTACATGGGACACCTTCGCCAGAAGCTGGAGGCAGATCCGGCGCAGCCTCAGCACATCCTGACCGAGACGGGCGTGGGCTACCGGCTTGAGGTGGACGCGATCGGGTGACACGTTGGCCGGAGAGTGCCGACAAAGCGTGCGTGCCGAGGGCGGTGACATGCGGGTAGGCGGCTAGGGCAGCACGATGCCCAGTGCCCCGTGCTCAATGCCCGGCGGCCAACGCGCCATGACCCTGTCGCCGATGGGGCGTTCGGCGGCAATGCGCCAGCTTTGCTAAAATCGCGATGTTCCATCCGGCGTGTCTGGCAATCTCCCCTGCGGTGAGATGCCGAGCTGCAATCTTGCAACGTTGGCGCTCCGCCATTTCATTCGACATCCGATGGAATCCATTGTCAGGACGGCCTGACAATCGGCTCGCTTTTCTTCCGGGGACGACCCCGATTTATGTCATCGGAGTCAGTCATGGCCTGGATTCTTCTCGTTTTTGCCGGTTTGCTCGAAGTGGCGTGGGCCGTCGGCCTCAAGTACACGCAAGGTTTTTCGCGACTGGTGCCATCGGTCTTCACGATCGCGGCCATGGTCGGCAGCGTCTGGCTGCTGGCGCTTGCCGTGCGCTCGCTCCCCCTGGGGACGGCATATGCCATCTGGACCGGCATCGGCGCGGTCGGCGCTTTTGTTCTGGGCATCATTCTGTTCGGGGAATCGGCCTCTGCCGCCCGTATCGCGAGCGTGACGCTGATTCTGGCCGGACTGGTCGGACTCAAGCTGACGGCTGCCTGAAGGCGTTCCCGGCCCGGCGCCGATCGGGCGGTATCCCCAATGTTCGGCACCGGTGGTGCGTTGCCGCAACGCGCGGCATAATGGCGCGGTAACGGCCGAATTCCCTTTCGGCGGCGGTCCGGTGGCAAGGGTTCGCCCTCGGCCTTCATCCGTCACTTCAGTCCGGACGGCGTGGCGGTACCGCGCCCTGCCGGTTGGCCGTTATCGCGTCGGCAGTCTGAGGCGCGTGATCGTGCGACGCCGTCATGTCGGCGGCAGCGAGGTCACCATGCTTGAATCGATTGCGCTTGGCGCAGGGCTGTCCTGGGGCAGTGGTCTGCGGTTATATCTGACGGTGTTCTGCGCGGGACTGGCGGCGCGTCTGGGCTGGCTACATCTGCCGCCGTCGCTGATGGTGCTGACGTCGACGTGGGTTATTGCCACCGCCGGCGTGCTGACGCTCATCGAGTTCTTCGCCGACAAAATCCCCTTCGTCGATAGTGCTTGGGATGCCGTGCATACCTTCATCCGCATCCCGGCAGGGATCGTGTTGGGCGCGGCAGCGCTGGGGCAGATGGACCCGACAGTCACGGTGCTGGCCGGTCTGGCGGGCGGTGCCCTGGCAGGAACGGCGCATCTGGCCAAGGCGGGCAGTCGCGCGCTGATCAACACCTCACCGGAACCTTTCTCCAATGTCGCGGCCTCAGCCGGCGAAGATGTGTCGACGGTGGGCGGATTGGCGCTTGCGTTCTTCCTGCCCGCCGTTTTTCTCGTAATGTTGCTGGTCTTCGTCGTGCTGGCGTGGTGGTGGTTGCCCCGCGTCTGGCGCGGATGGCGCTCATTGCTGGCGCGGGTCAAAGGATTGAGGAACGATGGGGTTCACTGAGGTTGCCCGCCAGTCGTGGCGGATGTTCCTGCGCGACTGGCGCGCGGGCGAGTTGCATCTGCTTCTCGTCGCACTGTTGCTGGCGGTCGGCGCACTTTCCAGCGTCGGCTTTCTCTCGGATCGGATGCAGGGCGGGCTCGAGCGCGACGCGCGGCAGATGCTCGCCGCCGATCTCGTCGTTCGCAGCGACGCGCCGTTGTCACCCGACTTCACCCGTCAGGCGCAAGCCGACGGGCTGGCAACGGCGGTGGTCGCCAATTTTCCAAGTATGGCCAGCGCCATGGGCGAGGGCGGGCAGGTCAGCGCGAGCCGTTTGTCGTCGCTCAAGGCGGTCAGTGACGGCTATCCGCTGCGCGGACGCGTGCGGACCGCGCCGGATGCGGGGGCAAGCACGCCCGATGCGCCTGCTCCCGGCATTCCCGAGCCGGGCACGGTATGGGTCGATGCCGCCTTGCTCGACGCGCTGCATGTCAAACCCGGCGAGTCCATTCGTGTCGGCAACCGGGCGCTGCGTATCGCCGCCGTCATCACGCGCGAGATGGATCGCGGATATGGCTTCGGATCGCTGGCGCCCCGCGTCATGATGCGCTTCGACGAACTACCGTCGACGGGGCTCGTGCAGTTCGGCAGCCGCATTACCTATCGCCTGTTGCTGGCGGGCACAGACGCCCAGGTCGGCAAGTTCGCGGCATGGGCGCGTCCGGCGGCCGAGCAGGCGCGGGGCGTGCATCTCGAATCGTTAGAGGACGGGCAGCCGCAGGTGCGGCAGACGCTCGACCGCGCCGAACGCTTCCTGTCGCTGGTGGCTTTGCTCGCCGCCGTGCTGGCCGCCGTGGCGGTCGGTATCGCTTCGCGGCGCTACAGCGAGCGCCATCTCGATGCCTGTGCCGTGATGCGCTGCCTGGGACTGCCGCGCCGGGCGTTGCGCGGCATGGTCACGCTCGAGTTCGTTGGACTTGGCCTGATCGGCGGCGTGCTTGGCGTCGCACTCGGCTATGCGGCCCATTGGGTGCTGTTGGCTCAGTTGGGTGACGTAATTCCGGCGGGGCTGCCTGCACCGACGTGGCGTCCGGCGGTCTTCGGTCTGACGAGTGCACTGGTGATGCTGTTGGGGTTTGCTTTGCCGCCGTTGCTCCCGCTGTCCGAGGTCGCACCGCTGCACGTACTGCGTCGCGACGTGGTGGGCGGTGCCCGTCGGCAAGGCTGGCTGGCCTATGGCGCGAGTGCGCTCGCTTTCGGCGCCTTGTTGCTGTTTGCCGCACGAGACCTGCGCCTGGGGGCGATGGTGGCAGGTGGATTTGTGGCGGGTGCGGTGGTGTTTGGAGTGCTCGCGTGGTTGGCCATTCGCGCGCTGGCTGCGTGGGCCCGGCGCGCCGGCTCCGCCGGTGGCGCCATGGGGGGCATTGGATGGCGATACGCCATCGCCGGTTTGCGCCGTCGTGGCCTCGGCAGTGCCTTGCAGGTGGTGGCGCTCGGCCTCGGGTTGATGGCGTTGCTGCTGTTGGCGGTCACGCGCAACGATCTCGTGGCCGGCTGGCGTCAGTCGAGTCCGCCCGACGCCCCGAACCGTTTCGTCATCGATATTCAACCGGGGCAGGATGCACCGGTCCTCTCGCAACTGCGCGCGGCAGGGCTGCCGGATGTGCAGCTGTCGCCGATGATTCGCGCGCGTCTGACCGCCATCAACGGCAAACCGGTGACGGGAGAGCGTTATACGGAAGAGCGCGCGCGACGTCTGGCCGAGCGTGAGTTCAATCTGTCGTACACGGCGGGATTGCCCGAGGGGAACCGCGTGACGGCCGGGCAGTGGTACGGCGACACGACGACGCCACAGATTTCCATGGAGGAAGGCATTGCGAAGACACTGGGGCTGAAGCTCGGTGACACGCTGCGCTTCGAGGTCACGGGACAGACCATCGACGCGCCCATCACGAGCTTGCGCAAGCTGGACTGGGGCTCGATGCGTGTGAATTTCTTCGTCGTGATGCCGCCAGCGGCGCTGCGCGATTTTCCAATGACCTGGATTACGTCGTTCCATCTCGAGCCAAAGCAGCAGCGCGTGGCGGACGCATTGGTGCGCCAGTTCCCGAACGTGACGGTGATCGACACGGGCGCGTTGCTCGCGCAGATTCAGCAGATCCTGTCGCAGGTGATCGACGCCGTACAGGCGCTGTTCCTCTTCACGCTCGCCGCGGGTGTGCTGGTGCTGTACGCGGCACTCGCCGGCACGCGCGACGAGCGCATGCGCGAGAGCGGCATTTTGCGCGCGCTGGGGGCGTCGTCGCGGCAACTGCGCGACGTGCATCTGGCAGAGCTGGTGACGGTCGGCGCGCTCGCCGGGTTGCTGGCCTCGCTGGGAGCGGGTGCACTCGGCTGGGCACTGGCGCGTTACGTCTTCGAATTCGCGCTGACCTTCAATCCGTGGCTGCCGGTGCTGGGCGTGGGTGCCGGTGTGCTGTGCGCGCTGGCCGGCGGATGGAGCGGTCTGCGCGCCGTGTTGCGCCAGTCCGCGCTGCGCACGCTGCGCGAGGTCTGAGGGCCGGCCCCCGAGTCGACGGCCAGGCGGGCGCGGCATCATGCCGCGGCCTCCCATTGGGCGACGATGGCAGACGTTGTAGGCCTCGGGCACAATAGCGGCCATGACGACCGAAAACACCCCGCAAACCTCTCCGGCAGACGACGACACGCAGGATACGCCTGCGCAGCCGACTGCCTTCTCCCTGCTCGGCGGCGAAGATCGCGTGCGCGAACTCGTCGACCGTTTCTACGATTTGATGGATCTGGAGTCGGAATTTGCGGGCATTCGCAGCCTGCATCCGGCGTCGCTTGGCGACTCGCGCGACAAGCTCTTCTGGTTTCTGTGCGGATGGCTGGGCGGCCCCAATCACTACATCGAACGCTTCGGCCATCCCATGCTGCGCGCCCGTCATCTGCCGTTCCCGATCGCGTCCAGTGAACGCGATCAATGGCTGCGCTGTATGGCGTGGGCGATGCAGGACATTGGTGTGGAAGTGTCGTTGCAGGAGCGGCTCATGCAGGCGTTCCACGGAACCGCCGACTGGATGCGTAACCGCGCCGGCTAACACCTCGCTGCGGCAATTACCGGCTAGCCGACGCGGTCGCGCGTGCTGGCAGGGCAGGTTGCCCGTCCAGCACCGCAAACCTGCGTGACGGTATCGCGGGTCAGCCACGTGAGTGCAGACCTCGGCGTCGTGAGACCGAGGCGCGTGGCTTACGCGACTCTCTATGGCCTAGGGACGCGGGCTTTCCGTTCGTGAGAGCGTTTCCAGCGCGTCCTGGTAGTCATCCGAATCCTCCGAAACGAGCGTGCGCGTGTCGGATTCGGCATCGAAGAACTCGTCGTGGTCACCGGACACGAGCGACGCGGCGTCATTGATATCCGCATTATTGGAACGATCTGCCGGCGGTGTCGGATTCGCCGTCACGACGCGTGGAACGACCGTGACACCCTCCAGGACGAACTCCATCGTCGGACGGGGCTCCACGTGCACGTAGCCGTTATCGCCATCGATCACGACATAGTTCACACGGGCCTCCGCCGCGACCACCTGATCGACTGACGCGCGTCTGTCGCGGCCGTCGATGATGGTTCCCAGCACCTTGTTTTGCACGAAATCGGTTGCCGCTGCCACGCCGTCGACGATGGCGGTGCTGGTATCTTCGTTGGCGGCGTCCTTCAGCCAGGTGGGTACCGGTATGCCTAACGTCTCGAGCAACGGCGCGGCGCCGTTGTGCACGGCGCCGAACACCAGCGGGCCGTTGGTGGCCGCCATGTTCGCGATGCCGCCGTACTTCTTCAGCGATTCGATCCCCGTCCAGTGCCCAACCGTCTCGAAGAGGTTCGTGTCGCGAATCTCCGTGCCCGGAATGTCGG
This window of the Pandoraea fibrosis genome carries:
- a CDS encoding ABC transporter permease: MGFTEVARQSWRMFLRDWRAGELHLLLVALLLAVGALSSVGFLSDRMQGGLERDARQMLAADLVVRSDAPLSPDFTRQAQADGLATAVVANFPSMASAMGEGGQVSASRLSSLKAVSDGYPLRGRVRTAPDAGASTPDAPAPGIPEPGTVWVDAALLDALHVKPGESIRVGNRALRIAAVITREMDRGYGFGSLAPRVMMRFDELPSTGLVQFGSRITYRLLLAGTDAQVGKFAAWARPAAEQARGVHLESLEDGQPQVRQTLDRAERFLSLVALLAAVLAAVAVGIASRRYSERHLDACAVMRCLGLPRRALRGMVTLEFVGLGLIGGVLGVALGYAAHWVLLAQLGDVIPAGLPAPTWRPAVFGLTSALVMLLGFALPPLLPLSEVAPLHVLRRDVVGGARRQGWLAYGASALAFGALLLFAARDLRLGAMVAGGFVAGAVVFGVLAWLAIRALAAWARRAGSAGGAMGGIGWRYAIAGLRRRGLGSALQVVALGLGLMALLLLAVTRNDLVAGWRQSSPPDAPNRFVIDIQPGQDAPVLSQLRAAGLPDVQLSPMIRARLTAINGKPVTGERYTEERARRLAEREFNLSYTAGLPEGNRVTAGQWYGDTTTPQISMEEGIAKTLGLKLGDTLRFEVTGQTIDAPITSLRKLDWGSMRVNFFVVMPPAALRDFPMTWITSFHLEPKQQRVADALVRQFPNVTVIDTGALLAQIQQILSQVIDAVQALFLFTLAAGVLVLYAALAGTRDERMRESGILRALGASSRQLRDVHLAELVTVGALAGLLASLGAGALGWALARYVFEFALTFNPWLPVLGVGAGVLCALAGGWSGLRAVLRQSALRTLREV
- a CDS encoding group II truncated hemoglobin — encoded protein: MTTENTPQTSPADDDTQDTPAQPTAFSLLGGEDRVRELVDRFYDLMDLESEFAGIRSLHPASLGDSRDKLFWFLCGWLGGPNHYIERFGHPMLRARHLPFPIASSERDQWLRCMAWAMQDIGVEVSLQERLMQAFHGTADWMRNRAG